One window from the genome of Asterias rubens chromosome 11, eAstRub1.3, whole genome shotgun sequence encodes:
- the LOC117296291 gene encoding uncharacterized protein LOC117296291, translated as MPPTSRGKGKLRGRGRKLFMGQSSFERHYDAHGKNRDKYVAILTVLRRSGVELSLATKTHALASAWAHNDHDLVDSLLANSKEFGLVEILKAATMLDSGRKIREWEKKLKLQEMNPKKGQSRQRRAVAKIKVAIKNLIIYKPKFGSLSGSVARRIKQWASSISTVNLEFFALHLPKEPWKKLSDLVHFNPEKDFANLPWFLPFCYGKRAPIDSMVQNCSRMTHTNVNGLLLLYNVPYAHVKTFKDSLNEESKELISRREAMLDTLLWYYEDLCCPAVDMVIEERLRADEPVNLPYGKLMERLLTIKVMREEKLKSERKVVATFYHLLLPIAERRLLEIKMSIDAPVVVIGDRSQSMAIAVQTSTIIASLICAIAKAELCFFNRTNHHPPVMPRTIEEVLHLATTLSAVGGTAPAASLLPYYTEKKVCKTFIMVTDEEENDPIFIDFNRYFFADLFERYHKEVYPARLVFISFLKQQHTTGKMVKKLQAKGFKPLQFHLDDQRPDLLKLSNLLGTLASESEDFNDRVVEVESELQIEGTKKAMAKLVV; from the exons ATGCCTCCCACCTCAAGAGGCAAAGGAAAGCTGCGGGGACGAGGGCGTAAGCTCTTCATGGGGCAGAGCTCATTTGAGCGTCATTATGATGCCCATGGGAAGAATCGAGACAAGTATGTAGCCATCCTGACCGTGCTACGACGAAGTGGAGTAGAGCTGTCTCTAG CAACAAAGACTCACGCTCTTGCGTCGGCCTGGGCTCACAACGATCATGACCTGGTAGACAGTTTACTGGCCAACTCCAAGGAGTTTGGCCTGGTTGAGATCTTGAAGGCTGCCACCATGCTGGACTCTGGTAGGAAGATTAGGGAGTGGGAGAAGAAACTCAAGTTGCAGGAGATGAATCCCAAGAAAGGGCAGAGTCGTCAGAGAAGGGCAGTTGCGAAGATTAAGGTTGCTATCAAGAATCTCATCATCTATAAACCAAAG TTTGGATCTTTGAGTGGCTCGGTAGCTCGACGCATCAAACAGTGGGCATCCAGTATTTCAACTGTCAATCTGGAGTTCTTTGCTCTTCATCTCCCTAAGGAACCCTGGAAGAAACTGTCTGACCTTGTGCACTTCAATCCCGAGAAG GACTTTGCTAACTTGCCGTGGTTCCTGCCTTTTTGCTATGGCAAGCGAGCCCCCATAGATTCAATGGTACAGAACTGCAGTAGAATGACCCACACCAACGTCAACGGTCTATTGCTGCTGTACAACGTCCCATACGCTCACGTCAAGACATTTAAGGACAGTCTGAATGAGGAGTCTAAGGAACTCATCAGCAGGAGGGAGGCCATGCTGGACACATTGCTTTG GTATTATGAGGATCTTTGCTGCCCTGCTGTAGATATGGTTATCGAAGAGAGGTTGAGGGCTGATGAGCCAGTCAATCTCCCCTACGGCAAACTCATGGAGCGACTGCTCACCATCAAGGTCATGCGAGAAG AAAAATTGAAGTCCGAAAGGAAGGTAGTTGCTACATTCTATCATCTGCTGCTCCCTATTGCTGAAAGAAGGCTTTTGGAAATCAA GATGAGCATTGACGCTCCGGTGGTAGTCATCGGAGATCGCTCTCAGTCCATGGCCATCGCTGTACAGACCAGTACCATCATTGCTAGCCTCATCTGTGCCATCGCTAAGGCCGAGTTGTGCTTCTTCAATCGGACCAACCACCACCCACCAGTTATGCCTAGAACTATCGAAGAG GTTCTCCACTTGGCGACGACTTTGAGCGCAGTGGGAGGGACAGCCCCTGCTGCTAGTCTCTTGCCCTACTACACAGAGAAGAAAGTTTGTAAGACATTCATCATGGTCACAGATGAAGAGGAGAATGATCCAATCTTCATTGACTTCAACCGATACTT TTTTGCCGATCTCTTTGAGAGGTACCACAAGGAAGTCTACCCCGCCAGGCTGGTCTTCATCTCATTCCTCAAGCAGCAACACACCACAGGGAAGATGGTGAAGAAGCTCCAGGCCAAGGGCTTCAAGCCGCTTCAGTTCCACCTGGACGACCAGCGCCCCGATCTGCTCAAGCTCAGTAACCTTCTTGGAACGCTCGCCAGCGAAAGCGAGGATTTCAACGATAGGGTGGTCGAGGTGGAGAGTGAACTACAGATAGAAGGAACCAAGAAAGCGATGGCCAAATTGGTCGTATAG